ATGATTATTTTTTCTATCAATTTTTTCATTAAAGTTATACTTCATTTTCACTCCTCCACAACAACTGTTATACATCACTTGATACTGTTCTTGATTTTTTTGTATTATTATCGTATATTTATAGTAAGTATAATCTCAAAGTTATACTTTGTCAATAAAATCCAAACAAAAGTGGTGTATAACACTTTCGATTAAAAGGAGAGCAAATGAACATAAAAATAATTCTAAATAAAGACACAGATATCTACAAACAGATTTATTCACATTTTAAGGAAGAGATCCTCACTAAAAGATTCAAAGTAGATGAAAAATTACCCTCGATCCGACAGATTGCAAATAAACTTAAAATCAATAATATCACCGTTTTAAAGGCATATTCCCTGCTAGAAGCAGACGGATATATCTATAAAGTAAAGGGAAGCGGGTCCTTTGTTAAAAATATAAATTTAAACAACACCTGCACCCTGCAAAAACCAATCTTAGAGAATTTTAAAAACGGGCAGATTAAAATAAATTCCAATATTAATTTTGCCAGTGCTACCCCCAATAAAGAAATATTTCCCACTGAGATCTTTCAAAATATTATTTCCAATCTTTTTTTAGAGGACGGTTCCGATCTATTTATTTATGAAGATTCTCAAGGAAATTTAGACTTGAGAAAAAACATTGCTAATCTACTGAAAAAAGAGATAAAAAATATATCTCATAAGGAAATTCAGATTATTAACGGGGCACAGCAGGGGTTAGATCTGTTAAAAAAAGGAATAATAAAAAACAACTCTACCATTATTTTAGGAAGTCCCACTTATTCCAGTGCAATCACTACTTTTTCTAATTTTTGTAAAATTAAAACCGTCCCTGTACAAGCCGATGGCTTTGATATGGAGACATTGGAAGATATCCTTAAATCAAAAAAAATAGACTATGTATATGTCATGACTAATTTTCAGAGTCCAACAGGCTATAAATGGTCCGACGATAAAAAAATTAAATTATTAAACTTAGCTGAAGAATATAGCTTTTATATTATTGAAGACGATTGTTTATCCGAATTGTATTACCACGATATTCCCACTTCTTCCATAAAATCCATGGATTTTATGGATAAAGTTTTTTATATAAATACTTTTTCTAAAGTTATTATGCCTGGTCTGAGGTTAGGGTATTTAATTCCCCCTAAAAAATTCATTTCCAGCATTATTAATTCTAAATTTATCTCCGACATATCATCCTGCAGTTTATCTCAAAGATCATTGAATGTATTTTTAGAAAACCATTATGAGGAACACCTGTTAAAAATAAGAAGTTTTTATAAACAAAAATATGAACTGGTAAAATCCCTTATTTTTAAATCCAAATTTTTAAAATTAGATTATCTTCCTGAAGGCGGGTTTTATTTCTGGGTTTCAGTTCTAAATGATTTAAATTGTGATTTATTGTATATGAAATTTAAAGAACGGGGTGTCAATGTCCTCCCTGGAAATGTATTTTTTTATAAAAAAACCAGTTCCAATAAAATAAGGATCAGTTTTGCTGCCGTAAGTGAAGATGAAATAATATTAGGGTTTAGAATTATAGAAGAAACTATCCACGAAATAATACACGGTGGGGAAAATATATATACTCCTTTAATTTAAAAAAATTATGAATTTCCCATCCCTGGTATTATAATTAAAATAATTATACACAGGAGGTTCAGTATGAAAATTATATTTTCACCGGCAAAATCAATGGATTTTTCAGATTCCGTAAAAACCCCGCTTAAAATAAATTTCACCGGTAAGACAAATTTTCTTTTAAAGCACTTAAAGAGTCTGTCCCTGGATGAAATAACCAGAATAATGAAGGTCAAAGGAAACACCTTAAATCATGTGAAAGAGATCTATGAAAACTACAAAAGTGCCAATACTAAAAAAGCCATAGGAGCTTACAATGGGATATCATTTAAACAACTGGACTTAGACAGCTATAATGAGAAGGAATTCGAATTTTTAGATTCCCATCTTATCATCCTTTCTGCCCTCTATGGAATCCTTAAGCCCTCTGACTTCATCAAAGAATACAGACTGGATATGAATATGAAACTCCTGAAAGATCAGAATTTATATAAATTTTGGAAAAAAGAAGTGAACGGATATTTTGAAGAAGATGAACTCGTCTTAAATTTAGCCTCGAAAGAATTTTCCAAAATCATAGAAAAACCCATGATAACCATAGATTTCAAAGAAAAAAAAGGGGATCTCTATAAATCGGTAAGTACTTATTCGAAAATGGGGCGCGGCCTGATGCTCAACTATATAGTCAAAAACAAGATTACTTCTATAGATCGGATCAAAGAATTTAATCTGGAGGGATACAGCTTAAATCCTGAGCTTTCCGATAAATTTAATTTGATTTTTACAAGATGATATGAATTTTATGATATAATAGATCATAAATATAGTATTAAATTTAAAAATCAGGAGGAATATATGTTTAAAGTAGAAGTTGGAAAAGGACCACTCATGTTTATGTCTTACTCTAGAATAATGAAAGAAGTTACAGGAGAAGCCCAGATTGAAGAGGTTAAAGATTCATATTACGCTATCTTATATGACTTCGGAATGCCCATTGG
This region of Psychrilyobacter piezotolerans genomic DNA includes:
- a CDS encoding PLP-dependent aminotransferase family protein codes for the protein MNIKIILNKDTDIYKQIYSHFKEEILTKRFKVDEKLPSIRQIANKLKINNITVLKAYSLLEADGYIYKVKGSGSFVKNINLNNTCTLQKPILENFKNGQIKINSNINFASATPNKEIFPTEIFQNIISNLFLEDGSDLFIYEDSQGNLDLRKNIANLLKKEIKNISHKEIQIINGAQQGLDLLKKGIIKNNSTIILGSPTYSSAITTFSNFCKIKTVPVQADGFDMETLEDILKSKKIDYVYVMTNFQSPTGYKWSDDKKIKLLNLAEEYSFYIIEDDCLSELYYHDIPTSSIKSMDFMDKVFYINTFSKVIMPGLRLGYLIPPKKFISSIINSKFISDISSCSLSQRSLNVFLENHYEEHLLKIRSFYKQKYELVKSLIFKSKFLKLDYLPEGGFYFWVSVLNDLNCDLLYMKFKERGVNVLPGNVFFYKKTSSNKIRISFAAVSEDEIILGFRIIEETIHEIIHGGENIYTPLI
- a CDS encoding YaaA family protein, which produces MKIIFSPAKSMDFSDSVKTPLKINFTGKTNFLLKHLKSLSLDEITRIMKVKGNTLNHVKEIYENYKSANTKKAIGAYNGISFKQLDLDSYNEKEFEFLDSHLIILSALYGILKPSDFIKEYRLDMNMKLLKDQNLYKFWKKEVNGYFEEDELVLNLASKEFSKIIEKPMITIDFKEKKGDLYKSVSTYSKMGRGLMLNYIVKNKITSIDRIKEFNLEGYSLNPELSDKFNLIFTR